CTCTCATATATAACCCCAGCTGTATACCTGGTAATCAAACCAGCATCATCAGGAACTTCCTCTTTCAACAGCTTTGAGAGAAAGCATGATCAATAGAAAACATTAGAAACAGACTTAATCTATCCTTCCTCTGGTATTTGCTCACATAGTAACAGGCTACCTAACAAgtactttttgtttctctctcctgGATGTAACTCAGCAGATGAGCAAAGCTATGGGAGCTCTAAAATGACAGAGGACGGTAACAACTAAAACAGAAGTTCTGGCTCCTGGTGcccaaatgcttttttttcttcttcttctttttaagaGGTTAAGACCAGGGCTTAAGAAGTTTTTCTTCTGAGTAGATCCCAAATCTCTGGCACATCAATGCACTGTTATTCAAGGGTGCTATAAAAATTCAAGGCAGAGTTTAAATCCTAGAAACACTAAATAAACCGTACTTTAACCCCAGCAATTCCCAAACCATACAGATTTATAGAAAGAGGTTTAAAGATAAAACATCGTTAGGTTCCCCTACTTTTGCTAACCAGCTCCCACTGGTAGTGAGATTTAAGACAAGTTTACCAGAAGAGAAGCCACTAGAAATGTCCTGAACTATACAGAATATCATGCCATGAAAAGACAGCAATCCAGAATTGTCTGAGAATTATGCCTCTAAAGAGCATCTCAGAAATTATGCTGTTTCTTTCACAGACAAAATTTTTTCGTGGGCAAACATGGGAAACAAGTGGCTTCTTAAGATTGTGTCAAACAATGCCAAGGACATAAGTAACAGAAAACTCTTCTGTCATGATGTTCCTGTTCTGTGAATAAGCAAAGCATCAATATTCTGAGGTTTCTTCTGATCTGGTATCCTTCTACGCCTTTCTACTCATTGTAAGGTTTCTACTTAAAATAGAAACCAATTATATCTAACCATTTGCCTACATaatgattaattttctttctttacaaaTTAAAGGCACTGAAGCAGctgatttcttttaaatgacgttattaatttaattctctTGGCTCTTTTACCTTTCTTGCACAAATTAGTTGCCTGCATTACTTTAAGTATCATCTCTCCTGAGAAGTGATCTAGTAGAtgagttattttttaattatgctTGGGTGTAAACTTTCTTTTGAAACTTCTGCAGCACTCACAATCCTGACTGCAAGGAAAAGGTTGCCACATCTAGATCTGGTGTGGTGTTAAAAGAATGCTATCACCTTAAAATTTATACTGAGCCACATCCAGGAAGTATGAGTGTCTCCCTACTTAAACcagaagtcagaaaaagaacaaccacagaagaaagagaggaagagtaCCAGGAAAGAGGGAGCAAGATTAAATGATGACTTGATGGAGATGAGCTGAGAACAGATGATGAGAACAACAAAATAGAACAAAATGCAGCAGGATTGGGGAAAATGCTaatgacaatttaaaaaaaaaaaaaaaaaagaagaaactgaaatgcaGGAACATGAGACAAAgccaaaaaatatttcctcacaTTGCTTATTGATTGAACGGGTATTTTAATCAAAATGAATGGAGGAAAGATGAACATTTGAGTCCCATGCACCAGAAGTAGATGCTTGTGCACTGACCAACCTGAGGAAAAAATCTCCATCATTTAGAAGAGCCATGATTTTCCTATGGGGTGTCTCAATACCATGTCCTATTGATAAGTACTCTCACCATagtgtttaaaagaaaacaggtaCACTTACAGCTTCCAAAGTCCTAAGTAATTCAGCTGCaatatgaaaaacagaaattgagTATGTATACAATTGAAATGGAGGAATTTTCCATTACAATCCATTTTAAGAAGACACTTTTGTTCACATAGGTTGGACTTGGACTTGATTTTtgaagtctcttccaacttAATGATTCAACAACACTTTATTCAAGAAATTCCAGGACATCAGGTGTGTTTACATTATCAAGTAGTGAGGTGCGAAGACGGGTGGGGGATAGGTGTGCTGCACTCACTTATGGTTTCAGGCCCCCACATCCACCCTGTATCCTTACCCACAATGAAGCTGTGCAGGTACAAAGCAAACCAATACCCAAAAGAACCCCAAGGacctgcagctcttctcccagctcttGCCATCACAGAGAGGCTGtgccattgtgacagaatgctCAGCAGAGCTTTTAGCCTGGTTCATGTGAGGAGAGGTCGCACATGCCACCTCATGTCTTGTCTGAGTgacaaaacacccaaaatgttaaatattaaatttttaattaaatattgctCTGACACAAATCCCATCTGTGaggtttaaaaattactgtttcaGCTTTCTCTTGTTAAAAAGCAATGAATAAACCCACAAGAAGGAACAGGGGCCAGTAGGAAGTACTTGACAGAGTAACTGTATCACTTGATAGATCTTGAGAAAATGGCAATTCTCTTTAGGTAGTTCTACAGTACTTCACACACTCAGAAgtttctctgcctgcagaaagGTCCAAGGACATCAGTGTATTCTTGTAGTCACAAAATGCATGTAAAACAACCATGTAGAAGATAAAATGAGATGAACTACAGGATTACCTTTGAGGTAGTAACACATTAGGACCAAAAGACACAAACCAGTGAGAGGCAGAATCTTCTGAGGGTCATGCAAATCTCAGATCTGAACAAAGTACTATCAATATTAAGAACTGCTTGGAAGGTTTCCTTGGAAAAGTATTCAGTTGGTTTCTTTCATCTCTACTTTCCAGCACATATTAAGAGATACTAAATGAATATACAACTTAGATCAGCTAActtctttgttttccctctgaaaCTATTAAGGAAGTGTCAGTGCCTAAAAAAGTGCTGCTTAAAAGACTGAAGTAAATTCCTAGTTAAATATTAAGCTTTGTTCATCTTCCTGTGGTCCTTTCAAAAGAGAACTCTAGAAAAATCTTTCGCAAAGCACAATACAGAACATGCAAGCAATAACAGAGTAGATAAATAATTTATGAAAGATGTGAAAGGATAACATACCCAAATGCCAATCCattaatataataaatacaCCCCATTTTAAAACAGACAATTAGGTAACTGCCATACCCAATCCAGTGGGAAGATGTGAATTATGATGGCAGAAAGCAAGCAACCATGAAGTCCTTCAGCCAGTTTCCTTAAGAGGGATTAGTTCTCAGAGAGAAAATAGGAGTCTGCCTACCTAACGTACAGCCAGTGGATGAATTCAAGTTTCTTGAGAAATAGCCTGAAAGGTCACATGAATTGAACTTTTCCTGCCTTTACATATCTGTTAAATGGTGGTTTTTACACAACATAAATTCTTTGTTGGGTATCTTTAGTCTTGCATGTTTGAGAAATATTAAGATTGACTGAACTTTACACAGTTAGTCATGACATTGTACaattattttccctcttcctttcccctcccagACATTCTGATTTTACACAcattcaaaaaattaaataaaccagAAATGTACACAAACTTAAAATGGTTAAAGGGATTTTGTTTGACCTTCAGTACTTAGTGAGTAAAACAAGTTAACCCATCCAGTAAAAGGACAGGAATCCAGTGACTGTCTGGAACTGGGATTAGTATTTTGCTGGTGGATTCAGATTCTGAGGTTTGCCAGTAGAAAGCCTAATCGAGTTCTGCTTAAACCAACAAACAGATTGCATCCTTTAGAAGCATTTTGGATCTGTTTCTTTACCTCTGTGAAGAAAGAACAAGCCCATTTCTtattataaaaaagaaaacacttcctCGAAGCAGAACAAATAGGGCAGTCCTCTACATTTACCAGCAAGAATGACAGAAAGACATCAAGGATCTCACTAACAAagcaataaaaccaaacaaactgtGATGGCAAACTGCAAGAAGTAGTAGGGCTAGAAATcataaatttttttcctgtaaggtGCACATCTGCACTGTTCAAGTATAAGGTCTATAAGCCTGTCTGAATGATTAAAAACTGccttaaagcttttttttcagaaggacCCTCACAAGAACCCAACAGAGAATCAGGCACATCACACAAATGGACTTGAGCTCCTTCCTGCTTACAATTCATAATTTAGCTGCAGTGTCAACAGCAAACTAGACTTAAATAAATTATGATTAAATGAAAGAATAAGCACAGTTAGTAAAATTACAACCATCACAGCAATTTCCACATTCCAGCAATAAAGAGAGAAAGCCTATAGAATAAACTGTGGTTTATTTCCTTCCATGTTAACcagcaactgaaaaaaatgtaaaaacatgAATAATTCaggattttgctttctttatgtAAAAAAGGGCCCTGCCTGTAAATTCAAACGAATCCCCCATTCACTGGAAAATCAACTCATTTACTTTCAGAATAGCAaatggagaaattaatttccttttagaTGACTGCATTGTATGTCTGTTCTGCATCCTGTTGAACATGCAGGGAAGAATTATCTGGCATAAACACCTCAACCCCTACCCCTAAAGTGTGAACAGCCCTGGCAAGAGCCTTCTCCATTGTCTGAGTTCACTTTTATAAGTAAGCCTGCTTGCACTGACAAGATTGTCAAAAATTAGACAGCACAACATATTAAACAATAGAGAAAAATTAGATCACATTCCAATACCACTATTTGTAACTCCAGTGAAAGGAAAGGAATAGAGAGAAAAGGTCTCTGATGCTTTTGTTGCCTAATTCTATAAAGCCATTTACTCACTTTCAAACAGCTACCAAAAGTAAAATAGAACAGCATTGCATATAATGAATCATTGCCTCAAGTTTTAAATTTGTCCTGCAGCATTGGGATGCACACAGGATCCAAGACAGCAGATTTTAGCAGCAGGGAAAGCCAGAGACACTGGTTCAGTAATATTCTTACTTCCCTTGGCTGCAGTCACTTCTACAACATTTGAAAACACCTAGATTTTGGACAAAACCTGAGTTTTCACAATCATTATTTTAATCTGATTTGCAAGTATCTGTACTCACACGAACCTAGGGAGTCACTAAACATCTGAGACAGTGTTTCAACTACAGAATTCCTTGAGATAAAGGTTTTTAGCTAAGTCAGGTAAACAGCAAGTTGTAACAGCAATCGATAGAACTTTCAaagtttttatttgttatttaaaagTAACGAGAAGTAAAACTGTCTTTTGGCTGAGGATGGGGGCACCTGAAAGGTCAAAGACTACttcaagaaaacaaagattaaGGGCTCCCATCCCAGAATGTGCCCCCATGTGAATGAAGTGTTTCAGGCAGTAACGGCAGAGGACTCCAGAATTATCTCTATCAAAGggcagctccttcaggcagGAAAGGCAGGCAGGCCACAGCCCATTTCAGCCTGTTTTATCTGCATCACAGACTGCTCAGAAATACTTCCATTAGAGATAATGAAGAAATGGTGGCTGCCCAGGAAAGCCTTGGAAAGCTTCCTGTTGCAAATTGCCTGCAGGAGTCCCCTTGTGAATCCTCTGCCTCTCACTGTCAAAGGCTAATAGCCTCCATCAATTGAGCTATACATAAAGAAAGGCAACCAAAAGTCATTGGCACATTAGCAGAGAGGAGTTTTAAATCCTCTAAAATACAAAGGGGGAGCGGAGGAGAGATAAAAACTATAAACTCCCTCATCCTGTTCCTAtcatttttctttgtgctttgcttgaaagaaaaaaggtccTGTAAAAACACACatggatattttttcctatcAACACCCCAGGCAGTCTCCAGAGCATAAAGGAACCGTTACTGCATTTCACCCATGGAGATAAACAAAAAGGCCATCTGCTTCTGGATTTGAGTCACTGAACTCTGGGATCTGCAGTGAGTCATGTGTTCCCTGTATTTGCCGTGGGGCTATCCCAGTAATGATTCCTGTCATTTTTCACTTTCCCTCATGACTCCATAGGATGAACTGTGCTTAGCTCAGCACGGGTAAGTACATATGTAAATAGTAGGCAAGGGAATGGCATTgcaatttttgcttttcccctcGCTCCAACATGGAATGTGAATGTTAGAACAGCATTAGACCTCCTAAACTAAGAGAGACAGTTACTACAGCCACATCAGCCAGGccacagcaaaacagaaaattcagcTTACAGGGACACAATCAATTTATATACCCACCCTCATGAAAGGTGCAATACCTAATCAGATGTTTTCTCACGTATTTCTAAGTGACCTCATACTTACCTATAGGCATAAGTTCATGATTGTCTTTTGTCATTTTAGCCTCGTAACTGCTGAGGATGGTGGTAGTCAAACCTTCACTGTAGCTCAGGGCCTTGCATGAGTTCACTTGTTCACTGAAAACAGTGATACAGGTTCAGGATATTTTCTAGCACCATATTTTCATTTGCCCTGTACAGAAAGCCTTAGAAGCAGCACATGGACAATGCCTGGCAGAAGCCACAGTCATGGTTAGCTCCTTCAGCAGTTCAGCATGCCAGCTTTATTGGGCTTCTCTTAGCCCCTAACTTTCTCATCTTGGATTGCCCACAACAAAGTTTCTTACCCTAAAGTATATGCCCTGGGCATACgtgttctgcagaaaaaaaaaaagggggggggcttcaggtaggttTGCCTGGAGCCAGATTTTGACCAAAGGAAAGAATTTAACCAAGGTAAATTCTCTCAGTGATCAGCAGCAGAGAATTATTCTGTGAGCTCCCTCTAGTGAAGCTGACTGAGTTTAATGCTAGAGTAAGTTCCAGAGCAAGGGCTCAGTGTTCacagccttttctttccttagcCTGATCTCATCTGAccaatttaaataaacaaacaaacaaacaaataaagcatTCATTTTTCTCGCACTAACTCTGCTTGGTTTTACCCAAAAGAGTTGTGAGAATCCTGTATCAGAAAACACCAGGGGAAATTTAGAGAAAcataagaaaaatgaatttaGATACTGAaggacacaaacacacacttcaggaaaagaaagggcCTTCTGGGTCATACAGCTCATATCCCTAGACAGCAGAATGATTGCTGCATGGTCTCTGATGCACtttcattgatttttctctttttctaataCTCCAGAGAGACAATATCTCACACCACCCATGATAAACTCTTCTTTGTCCACTTAatttacagcagagctggaaaccTTTTCTTTGTGTCTGCAAACTTTCCCTTCATTTACTATGCTACCTTTAAAACTATATATGTAAAGTTCCTTTCTCTTCTGGGCACTGGTTCATAAACTGAAAACCATAGTTTCTTAGTCACCTGGAGTCAGCAATTAACCCAGTATAATTATGAAACAGCTATTAACAATAATGGTACAAGAAGTAAAAATAGAAGAGGTGTTATTAGCAGGCTGAAGTCACCTCTTCAGGCAGTAGGACACCAGTTTCCACCCTTAAGCTTCCACCAGGTGTGATTCACTGTGACTTTTAGATGACCATGTGTTAAATTGTTGTTGCATGCAGACACAAATCAGATTTTACAATTCATCCAATATTGAAACTTGGTGCACGGAACAGGGACTTCTACTCCGTAAATGCATCTGAATGGACCACCCCGAGAGTGCTTTTTGACCTCACTGTGGTGAGTTTGAAACTTTGGGACACTCTTcgctttttctccttttactcTCAGGTGCTGGACTTGGGGTGAAAATGCCATTAAGATACACTTACTCAGAGAGGGAAGTCTATCTCcaatttaaaaacattcttcATCGCAGCAATTCTGAGTTTTTAAAGGAAGATTTGAAGTGTTTAGTACACTGGTTTTGTGAACATTATCCTGACGTTTCACAGAACTCACTTCTAAATTACAATTTTCTGAATGAGGCTGGGAGCAAGCTGCAAAATGAAGACTTTCCAGTGATGAAAActctttgtttgtttaattgCTGTAGGCGTTCAGCTTTCTAATGAACGTTCAGGAAATGCTGAGTCCCAGCCAAAAAACCTCCTCCGTGTTCCCCTCTCCCTACACCCTCTCTCCTGTCACAAGGAAAGTTTTCTTCTCCAAGTTTTCCCCTTACTGCTACTCCACGAAATGGCGCAGACCGCATGGCTGGAGGCGCGAGGTCTCCCACCGCTTCCTGCTCGCGACAGCCACGGCAGCACCGCGGCCAGCAACAGCCCTACCCACACCAGCACACCCAGCAACAGCCCTAcccacagcagcacatccagcaaCAGCCCTACCCACACCAGCACCGCGGCCAGCAACAGCCCTACCCACACCAGCACACCCAGCAACAGCCCTACCCACACCAGCACGGCCAGCAACAGCCCTACCCACACCAGCACATCCAGCAACAGCCCTACCCACACCAGCACATCCAGCAACAGCCCTACCCACACCAGCACACCCAGCAACAGCCCTACCCACACCAGCACATCCAGCAACAGCCCTACCCACACCAGCACATCCAGCAACAGCCCTAcccacagcagcacatccagcaaCAACCCTGCCCACACCAGCACGGCCAGCAACAGCCCTACCCACACCAGCACATCCAGCAACAGCCCTACCCACACCAGCACGGCCAGCAACAGCCCTACCCACACCAGCACATCCAGCAACAGCCCTACCCACACCAGCACATCCAGCAACAGCCCTCCCACACCAGCACATCCAGCAACAGCCCTACTCACACCAGCACGTCCAGCAACAACCCTGCCCACACCAGCACATCCAGCAACAGCCCTACCCACACCAGCACGTCCAGCAACAGCCCTAcccacagcagcacatccagcaaCAGCCCTACCCACACCAGCACCGCGGCCAGCAACAGCCCTACCCACACCAGCACACCCAGCAACAGCCCTACCCACACCAGCACGGCCAGCAACAGCCCTACCCACACCAGCACATCCAGCAACAGCCCTACCCACACCAGCACATCCAGCAACAGCCCTACCCACACCAGCACACCCAGCAACAGCCCTACCCACACCAGCACATCCAGCAACAGCCCTACCCACACCAGCACATCCAGCAACAGCCCTAcccacagcagcacatccagcaaCAACCCTGCCCACACCAGCACGGCCAGCAACAGCCCTACCCACACCAGCACATCCAGCAACAGCCCTACCCACACCAGCACGGCCAGCAACAGCCCTACCCACACCAGCACATCCAGCAACAGCCCTACCCACACCAGCACATCCAGCAACAGCCCTACCCACACCAGCACATCCAGCAACAGCCCTCCCACACCAGCACATCCAGCAACAGCCCTACTCACACCAGCACGTCCAGCAACAACCCTGCCCACACCAGCACATCCAGCAACAGCCCTACCCACACCAGCACGTCCAGCAACAGCCCTAcccacagcagcacatccagcaaCAGCCCTACCCACACCAGCACATCCAGCAACAGCCCTACCCACACCAGCACGTCCAGCAACAGCCCTACCCACACCAGCACATCCAGCAACAGCCCTGCCCACACCAGCACGTCCAGCAACAGCCCTACCCACACCAGCACATCCAGCAACAACCCTGCCCACACCAGCACATCCAGCAACAGCCCTGCCCACACCAGCACGTCCAGCAACAGCCCTACCCACACCAGCACATCCAGCAACAGCCCTGCCCACACCAGCACGTCCAGCAACAGCCCTGCCCACACCAGCACGTTCAGCAACACGGCCGTGAACACAAACTCGCTggcaaaaagtaaaaatgtcaTTGCCGCAAAAGTTTTAGGAACTGTCAAATGGTTCAATGTGAAAAATAGATATGGATTTGTggtaattgataaaagattcgtgttaaTCATAAAAAGTATTAGGGTTTGTctaaaccagaatacttaggtctgaaatgaagcatggacattagacagagaaaaatatatattttatctgtttaaatccccttgttatgaatattgtggtttttattaaattgtatttgataccaaTTTGTGAAACAGGGttttcccacggcctgaaagatactgcaaaatcagatttcctgcctttgtataatcaattgcaacccAAAAGATCTTTGCcataccagatttcctgccttggtgtaatcaatcaCAACCTATCTCTTAAGACcagacccccatgtctactgttccttatataaccaagaccacatggctgcttgacaAACTGTCtggagactacaaggaaaaccatcctataaaaaggagctgtaAACCAAGGTTCGACAGAGCGTGGAGTGGGtggtgacccctcacgttccccagtgctgcttgctccatctatatcaaataaagcaatttaaattttgctaaatatcgagactctgtttctcatttataatagATTCATCACCCGAAATGATACCAAAGAAGATGTGTTTGTCCATCAAACtgcaatcaaaaaaaaaaacaaaaaaaaccagaaaacgTCTCTGCAGTGTACGAGATGGAGAATTTGTGGAATTTGATGTAGTACAGGGGAGAAAAGGCCCCCAAGCAGCCAGTGTTACAGGGCCTGGTGGAGTCCCAGTGCAAGGAAGCATTTACACACCAAACTGCAACTACTATTTGCATCCTAAAAAACATTGTCCCTCACACaacaagcaaagaaataaaacccaaagtCATCAACCATCAAGTCACAGCAGCAACCCAAAAGCAAAGACAGCACAAAACACCAATCAGCCGTCCTGCAACCAAAAGTCCATTCCTCTGTTTGCAAAACCTGCAAAACAAGTAAGTCACACTCCTTCAAGTGCCTTCCCCCATTCCCTACTGCCTCCCTACTTCCCTCAcactttcccctttttttatcCACAAAATAAGTCCTtccaaaattttcccaaatCCTAGTACCCTTTCTTTATATTCCCTCAAATTCCTACACCCCTTTCCCCTCCATGGTCTCCCTCCCACAGCCATGCTTCTCCCTACCTTTGCCAACAAGCTGCTAATTCCTTTTCCCAAAGTTCCTTTTTAATACAAAGTGGGGGATgatatgggggggggggggggagagaaaaaaaattctcccaaGGTAACaacctttgttttttcttcagaattaaCGATTTGTATTTGAAGATCCAACAGGTACACCGCCTCCATTCTACCTCGTACAGGTTCAGTCACAGCCGACCACATTGCTAAAAACCCACCAAAGTGCCAGTCTGTGctaaaaaatccctttcctgACTCAGTTTCCTGACAAGCCATGCCAAGAAAACCTCCCTTCCTACCAGCTCCAAGATGCTTCAAGAAATCTGTTCAGACACTGGGGACTCAAAAAATAgctagcatttttaaaattgttttattaatgcttttgattgtttttgtcattttgtgttttttagttACCTcaaccattttattttaaaatccttaaaAGAAGCCTTTTTAATGAATAAAGAAATGGGGAGTTGTGGAGACCCAGAAAGGCATTCCCAATTAAGGAAAATGGGAGgcctccagccctgtgccctctccctgtccatCAGCCTTttggtcactcccaccctgtttccctgttgtcCCTTGCCCTAACCCCACTTTTGTgacacccccatgtcccctggaAATTGGTCTCTGAGGTTTCTTAACCTGGACCCCCTCAGCCCCTCTTGgccttttgttttctgaacCATGGACAGTGCACACGTGTGgctaaaataaacatttctgtgaaacccctgcaaaggcccttcctgcttcctTACTTGCCATCACCCCAAGCATCAAACAGATGCAACAGAAACTGACTGTTATTAGCaaataaaaaagcacagaaaatggtAATGTGCACAAGTCTACAATAGAGAGGAACacaaaaatgtaagaaaagcaAATAGAAGTAAATTCTTCAAATTTACAATCAGACTATGCATTCATCATATCAGATTAAGCTTTCCtaacttaaaatataaaaatctttgCCTCTAACTATTAAGTCAGGAGATACTATCTGCAGACTTTTGAAAAGTTTTCTGCCATTCCAGTAGCATAGTACCCAAATAGAATTACAGGAATCTTTGAAGATTAAGAGTTTGTGGATCCAGATCTCCAATATTACACAGGGTATTATAGGCAGCAAATATAGATGGACTTTATTCAAAAGTTttcaagaacaggaaaaaacaacaaaaaccaaagcaacaCACACACCTGCTAGTGTGCACCTATTGCATTTCAGCTTGCAAGTCATTGGTTTTTTAATTGCCCATTCACATGAGAAACTTTTATCCAGTTTTGACAACACAGCCTATTTTTGTGTGCAGGCTTCAGGAAATACTGCAGTTGGCATGTTTGTAGCCCCCGTGTTTGTAGTGCAGTGTTCCTTCTCTGCTGACTGAAATTAATGCCACAAACATGGAACCATTACTCTTTCTTAGCTTTCTCCATTATTCAAGTATCATAATTGAAACCTTAGAAAATCTGGCATGCTATTAGACTCAGACACAATAAACGATGACACAAAATGGTTTTGAGACATAATTCCCCCAAAGGCAAGCATTCTACATAAAACCCCATGGTCCAAATTTCagaattaattactttttttcattaGTGACAGGCATTATGAATCTGAATTAATTCTATTAGGAATATCTGTAAATAAGAGTAATGGCTTGGAGgaactaaatattttttgataGAATATGCCATGCATTTTGGATGCTGAAGCACAGGATGTGGTTGGGGAACTAAGCTAAATTTACCGAGAAAATTAATTGTATAATATTCTGTCCACTGGGAATATCTTTAAGTGATAGGCTTGTAACAGACTGTCATGAGAAATGTGACCTTTCCAACTGACAACAGTAGCACAAGCAACATCAGTATCTTAAGAAAACATATGAGCACCAGTCCTCAAGAAATTGATTCCCTGTCTCCCAAGGGCAGACAGgagttcagccatctccaggagagcaggacccCCGCTTGGGTGgtttgggaagacaaatgtcATCACTTCGAATGtccccccttcctccttcaCCCCACTTTATACACTGAGCATGAGGTCCCACGGGCTGGAATCcccctttggtcagttggggtcatctgtcctgcctgtgtctcctcccaggaACTCCCAATtccctggctctgtgcaaggcctgctcagcaacaacaaaaacatctctgtgttacCAACCCcgtgttcagcacaaatccaaacagCCCCAAACCAGGCACCatgaatgaaattaaatctaccccagctgaaaccagtACACCTACCTTCTGCAACAGTGATTGGAGTGTTCCTGTATGTCAAAAAGCTCCTAAAAGATTGATAATTTGTATTAAACGAAGTATTATCATTCAAAGTC
This genomic stretch from Cinclus cinclus chromosome 6, bCinCin1.1, whole genome shotgun sequence harbors:
- the LOC134044967 gene encoding adhesive plaque matrix protein-like, which encodes MAGGARSPTASCSRQPRQHRGQQQPYPHQHTQQQPYPQQHIQQQPYPHQHRGQQQPYPHQHTQQQPYPHQHGQQQPYPHQHIQQQPYPHQHIQQQPYPHQHTQQQPYPHQHIQQQPYPHQHIQQQPYPQQHIQQQPCPHQHGQQQPYPHQHIQQQPYPHQHGQQQPYPHQHIQQQPYPHQHIQQQPSHTSTSSNSPTHTSTSSNNPAHTSTSSNSPTHTSTSSNSPTHSSTSSNSPTHTSTAASNSPTHTSTPSNSPTHTSTASNSPTHTSTSSNSPTHTSTSSNSPTHTSTPSNSPTHTSTSSNSPTHTSTSSNSPTHSSTSSNNPAHTSTASNSPTHTSTSSNSPTHTSTASNSPTHTSTSSNSPTHTSTSSNSPTHTSTSSNSPPTPAHPATALLTPARPATTLPTPAHPATALPTPARPATALPTAAHPATALPTPAHPATALPTPARPATALPTPAHPATALPTPARPATALPTPAHPATTLPTPAHPATALPTPARPATALPTPAHPATALPTPARPATALPTPARSATRP